Proteins from a genomic interval of Danio rerio strain Tuebingen ecotype United States chromosome 4, GRCz12tu, whole genome shotgun sequence:
- the LOC110439495 gene encoding uncharacterized protein, which produces MVKVWRQVQESHCEGYLQRKDLYTTLLSQYNKPGKITRSLCQQFQRPPARREPPSARLMRKAFLISEADNIEDYRTQIMSTFGQVLKYDSTKKICKKLSGDGKGTAEWCTNVANEHGQILISVLTCEESLEKMRPMAEGLMERYRRADEAPPELMYVDRGCCRVHAVSSVEQLFSDWTDRGMLVRLSLDPSIRCSPTDRSSSKVCPVQVCPLCCRLCLQQRRHGSSGTGDTCRSPNQLCLPD; this is translated from the exons ATGGTGAAGGTTTGGAGACAGGTGCAGGAGAGCCACTGCGAGGGCTATCTACAGAGAAAGGACTTGTACACCACTCTTCTCAGCCAGTACAACAAACCTGGGAAGATCACTC GGAGTTTGTGCCAGCAGTTCCAGCGACCACCAGCACGGAGAGAGCCGCCATCTGCCAGACTGATGAGAAAGGCGTTCCTTATCTCAGAGGCAGATAACATCGAGGACTACCGTACTCAGATTATGTCCACATTTGGGCAAGTCCTGAAGTACGACTCCACCAAGAAG ATCTGCAAGAAACTCTCCGGCGATGGAAAAGGCACTGCAGAGTGGTGTACCAATGTGGCCAACGAGCACGGGCAGATCCTCATATCTGTTCTCACCTGTGAGGAGTCATTGGAGAAGATGAGGCCGATGGCTGAAGGCCTCATGGAGAGGTACAGGAGAGCTGACGAGGCACCGCCCGAGCTCATGTATGTGGATCGTGGCTGCTGTCGCGTCCACGCCGTGTCCTCGGTTGAGCAGCTCTTCAGTGACTGGACGGACAGGGGCATGCTGGTACGGCTTTCATTGGATCCATCGATTCGATGCAGCCCTACGGACAGATCATCATCCAAAGTATGCCCTGTTCAAGTCTGCCCTCTCTGCTGCCGTCTTTGCCTACAACAAAGACGACATGGCTCTTCCGGTACAGGCGATACGTGCCGGTCACCCAACCAACTATGCCTCCCTGACTGA
- the LOC141381527 gene encoding uncharacterized protein: MALPTLRIVNPSAPLDRQQAILQASKEARLYRERKLSFALPPAQLLNEHAAFNHAERLLRAEGTLAPSRQQCLGKLVLPFGQYANAPFHWLAENDVGYMKFVIDKHREELATQPKKIHNGWIKDCLAEYAESFPQLSVTLEANVHRGIYGQKGFEHYTFQEMWELYSQRAALMDRPQDFSSNQKDLILRAHNSVTRWLHTPVTHISSVQMKRFRKYIYDKKDQNLKCTADVPSWSRSKVPSSRTTSTSASASTSAKAATTATAFTSATASTTATALTSAMAATTSMAFTSAMAATTSMALTSALAATTSMAFTSATAATTATASTSYMAATTATASTSYTAATATVFTFAMAANTATASTSTFTSATASKYATAMSATASMSASTSSTTKHKEPVSSAMSDSSVELEGWVRLWENPNGISPADLSWVKDDTERGLFTNIQVYQDSTGVLKRRRVMKSDRMWFYPPEPPGYVSGTVPSPNLFFRGRIFVWRPVGVWRYSLKCPRGKDCVGSGNKVHLYKSGYHTKVRYICDVANWYTMLTEVLCCGPCTKEGRKGAGAKVGRWLAWHPEILCQLSEAHQAMFPAILTHRRGVDKSVIRLLRDRTEGNTMIKVWRQVQENHVEDYLHRKDLYTTLLMTLVKPGAIVSAFRHQFEAPPPQREMPSAHLLRHAFLLAEAENVQDYRSQILSTFGTVLKMDSTKKVNTAI; this comes from the exons ATGGCATTGCCGACACTCCGGATTGTAAATCCATCTGCTCCTCTGGACCGTCAGCAAGCCATTTTACAGGCGTCAAAGGAGGCCCGTTTGTACAGGGAGAGAAAGCTTAGCTTTGCTCTCCCACCGGCACAGCTCCTGAACGAACATGCTGCATTTAATCATGCAGAAAGGCTCCTTCGAGCTGAAGGAACTTTGGCTCCATCACGGCAGCAGTGTTTGGGAAAGCTGGTGCTACCTTTTGGCCAGTATGCCAACGCCCCATTCCACTGGCTGGCAGAAAATGATGTGGGCTACATGAAGTT TGTGATCGATAAGCACAGGGAGGAACTGGCCACGCAACCCAAAAAGATCCACAATGGCTGGATAAAGGACTGCTTGGCAGAATATGCAGAGAGCTTCCCTCAGCTGTCAGTAACCCTGGAAGCTAACGTCCACCGTGGCATCTACGGGCAGAAAGGGTTTGAACACTACACATTTCAGGAGATGTGGGAGCTGTACAGCCAGCGTGCTGCCTTGATGGACAGGCCTCAAGATTTTAGCAGCAATCAGAAAGACCTAATCCTCAGGGCACATAACTCTGTCACCCGCTGGCTGCACACTCCTGTTACACACATCAGCAGTGTGCAGATGAAGCGGTTTAGAAAATACATATATGACAAAAAGGACCAG aatTTAAAATGTACAGCTGATGTTCCTTCATGGTCAAGGTCAAAAGTGCCATCATCAAGAACCACATCAACATCAGCATCTGCTTCTACCTCTGCCAAGGCTGCCACCACCGCCACGGCTTTCACTTCTGCTACAGCTTCCACCACCGCTACGGCTTTAACCTCTGCTATGGCTGCCACCACCTCCATGGCCTTTACCTCTGCCATGGCTGCCACCACCTCCATGGCTCTCACCTCTGCCCTGGCTGCCACCACCTCCATGGCTTTCACCTCTGCTACGGCTGCCACCACTGCTACGGCCTCCACCTCTTACATGGCTGCCACCACTGCTACGGCCTCCACCTCTTACACGGCTGCCACTGCTACAGTTTTCACCTTTGCCATGGCTGCCAACACTGCTACGGCTTCAACATCTACTTTCACATCAGCTACCGCTTCCAAGTATGCCACCGCCATGTCTGCCACTGCTTCCATGTCCGCCTCCACGTCCTCCACCACCAAACACAAGGAGCCAGTGTCCTCAGCCATGAGTGACTCTTCT GTTGAACTTGAGGGTTGGGTGCGCTTGTGGGAAAACCCTAATGGCATTTCACCAGCTGACCTCTCGTGGGTGAAGGATGACACAGAAAGAGGGCTCTTCACCAACATTCAGGTCTACCAGGACAGTACAGGTGTGCTGAAGAGAAGGCGGGTAATGAAGTCGGACAGAATGTGGTTTTACCCCCCTGAACCTCCAGGCTACGTCAGCGGGACTGTGCCATCTCCAAACCTGTTCTTTCGGGGCCGCATCTTTGTCTGGAGACCAGTTGGGGTGTGGAGATATTCACTGAAGTGTCCCCGTGGTAAAGACTGTGTGGGTAGTGGAAACAAGGTGCACCTCTACAAGTCAGGATACCACACCAAG GTTCGTTACATCTGTGATGTAGCCAACTGGTACACGATGCTGACTGAGGTCCTGTGCTGTGGGCCATGCACAAAGGAAGGCAGAAAAGGTGCTGGTGCCAAGGTGGGTCGTTGGTTGGCATGGCATCCTGAAATCCTTTGTCAGCTCAGTGAGGCTCACCAAGCCATGTTCCCTGCGATTTTAACACACAG GCGTGGTGTAGACAAGAGTGTGATCCGGCTTCTGCGGGATCGCACCGAAGGGAACACAATGATAAAAGTGTGGCGGCAGGTTCAGGAAAACCACGTGGAGGATTATCTCCACAGAAAGGACCTGTACACAACCCTCCTGATGACCCTGGTAAAACCCGGAGCGATTGTGTCAGCCTTTAGACACCAGTTTGAGGCTCCACCTCCTCAAAGAGAGATGCCTTCTGCTCACCTGCTTCGCCACGCCTTCCTTCTCGCTGAGGCCGAAAATGTGCAGGACTACAGAAGCCAGATTCTGTCCACTTTTGGCACAGTGCTGAAAATGGACTCTACTAAAAAGGTAAATACAGCAATATAG